A region of Neovison vison isolate M4711 chromosome 7, ASM_NN_V1, whole genome shotgun sequence DNA encodes the following proteins:
- the SELENOW gene encoding selenoprotein W produces the protein MLRSPAMALAIRVVYCGAUGYKSKYLQLKKKLEDEFPGCLDICGEGTPQATGFFEVMVAGKLVHSKKRGDGYVDTESKFLKLVAAVKAALAQG, from the exons ATGCTGCGGTCCCCAGCCATGGCCCTCGCGATCCGAGTCGTTTATTG TGGCGCTTGAGGCTACAAGTCCAAG TATCTTCAACTCAAGAAGAAGTTAGAAGATGAGTTCCCAGGATGCCTGGACATC TGCGGCGAGGGGACTCCCCAGGCCACCGGCTTCTTTGAAGTGATGGTAGCTGGGAAGTTGGTTCACTCCAAGAAG AGAGGTGATGGCTACGTGGACACAGAGAGCAAATTTCTGAAGCTGGTGGCCGCTGTCAAGGCCGCCTTGGCTCAGGGCTAA